From the Malaclemys terrapin pileata isolate rMalTer1 chromosome 13, rMalTer1.hap1, whole genome shotgun sequence genome, one window contains:
- the LOC128847952 gene encoding olfactory receptor 14A16-like, whose translation MAYDRYVAICKPLHYETIMNRRACVQMAASAWISVILYSSLHTGNTFAITFCGGNMVDQFFCEIPQLLKLACSNSYLSEVGVIVFGVCLTLSCFVFIIVTYVQILITVLRIPSKQGRHKAFSTCLPHFIVIFMFLSTATFAYMKPISSSPSGLDLVVAVLYSVLPSVMNPIIYSIRNKEHANS comes from the coding sequence ATGGCATACGATCGATACGTCGCCATCTgcaaaccactgcactatgagactataatgaacaggagagcttgtgtccaaatggcagccagtgcctggatcaGTGTAATTCTCTATTCTTCATTGCACACCGGGAACACCTTTGCAATAACCTTCTGTGGAGGCaacatggtggatcagttcttctgtgaaatcccccagctacTCAAGCTCGCCTGCTCTAACTCGTACCTCAGTGAAGTTGGGGTTATTGTATTTGGTGTGTGTTTAACCCTAAgttgctttgtttttataattgtgaCATATGTTCAGATCTTGATCACAGTGTTGAGAATCCCCTCTAAACAGGGCCgacataaagccttctccacctgccttcctcacTTCATTGTAATTTTCATGTTTCTTTCCACTGCTACCTTTGCCTACATGAAACCCATCTCCAGCTCTCCATCAGGTCTGGACCTTGTGGTGGCTGTTCTCTATTCCGTGCTGCCGTCAGTGATGAATCCGATCATCTACAGCATAAGGAACAAGGAACATGCTAATTCATAG